One part of the Plasmodium berghei ANKA genome assembly, chromosome: 2 genome encodes these proteins:
- a CDS encoding 4-hydroxy-3-methylbut-2-enyl diphosphate reductase, putative, which translates to MYGSILIFLKQINIIRSVFLNCLVIYFVYFFFFIFVKGKKVEHDAFHNPMYGMLNARSNFSIPTIIKWKNINKYGFIHKIGNYNYQKNNRINIFRRSNSYTTNYKLKFNIFNIKKNKDIYFLSINNNRNEKLNATNCDGGCNMCNSQVNKQNNWKEHHSEINDNKKNDDKILYLINPRGFCKGVSRAIETVEKCLKIFKTNIYVKHKIVHNDIVCKDLENKGAIFIEDLNEVPDGSILIYSAHGISPQIKELAKKKKLIEIDATCPLVNKVHVYVKIKAKEGYKIILIGYKNHVEVIGTYNEAPDCTHIVENVEQVNNLNFSENQKLFCVTQTTLSVDDCALILNKLKEKYPNIETIPSGSICYATTNRQRALNKICTECDITIVVGSQSSSNAKKLVYSSQIRNTDAILVNTINDLDFSVLKNVKNIALTSAASTPDELTQQFVKVLTNPPYNYKLNIFNGVEEIVPKWKLPKELINIIKQKKAEETQSSS; encoded by the coding sequence ATGTATGGCTCtatattgatatttttaaaacaaattaatataatacgctcagtatttttaaattgtttagtgatttattttgtttatttttttttttttatattcgtaaaaggaaaaaagGTAGAACATGATGCATTTCATAATCCAATGTATGGTATGTTAAATGCGCGCTCAAATTTCTCGATACCTactataataaaatggaaaaatattaacaaatatggatttattcataaaattgggaattataattatcaaaaaaataatagaattaacatttttagaCGATCAAATAGTTATAcaacaaattataaattaaaatttaacatatttaatattaaaaaaaataaagacatttattttttgagtataaataacaatagaaatgaaaaattaaacgCGACGAATTGCGATGGGGGGTGTAATATGTGTAATTCGCAAGTtaacaaacaaaataattggAAAGAGCATCATTctgaaataaatgataataagaaaaatgacgacaaaatattatatttaataaatccAAGAGGATTCTGTAAAGGAGTAAGCCGAGCAATTGAAACTGTTGAAAAAtgtttgaaaatatttaaaacaaatatatatgtaaaacataaaattgTTCATAACGATATTGTTTGTAAagatttagaaaataaaggGGCCATTTTTATTGAAGATTTAAATGAAGTACCAGACGGTagtatattaatttattctGCACATGGAATAAGTCCACAAATTAAGGAGCtagctaaaaaaaaaaaattaatagaaaTAGATGCAACTTGCCCATTAGTTAATAAAGTACATGTATATGTTAAGATAAAGGCAAAAGAAggatataaaattatattaataggATATAAAAATCATGTTGAAGTTATAGGCACATATAATGAAGCACCTGATTGTACACATATTGTTGAAAATGTTGAACAAgttaataatttgaatttttcAGAAAATCAAAAACTATTTTGTGTAACACAAACCACACTAAGTGTAGATGATTGTGCATTGATtcttaataaattaaaagaaaaatatccTAATATTGAAACAATACCAAGTGGTTCTATATGTTATGCTACAACTAATAGACAAAGAGCTCtcaataaaatttgtacAGAATGTGATATTACAATAGTAGTAGGTAGTCAATCTTCTTCGAATGCTAAAAAATTAGTTTATTCATCACAAATAAGAAATACAGATGCAATTTTAGTAAATACAATTAATGATTTGGATTTTTCTGTtcttaaaaatgttaaaaatatcgCTTTGACATCTGCTGCTTCAACTCCTGATGAATTAACTCAGCAATTTGTTAAAGTATTAACAAATCCAccttataattataaattaaacatttttaatggTGTTGAAGAAATTGTTCCTAAATGGAAACTTCCAAAAGaacttataaatattattaagcaaaaaaaagcaGAGGAAACTCAGTCAAGCTCTTAA
- a CDS encoding ubiquitin carboxyl-terminal hydrolase 1, putative, which yields MEKKKKKHKKREISESDNNMNNCGKEKGSIQHDELYNIEQYLSDNLESNNIIENQNIDNDYQKHITIKKKNCNEKRGKNLSNSFEDNTLEFLPQNVDDNSNNFQKTEINKIEENNLNSTEAIKMNKKKKDINNRSDSKDNDCKCYDNDNADVKHTENDFEKNGNHSTNENDKNKDLLAIEENINDHFESSDGYENEHSNKSEKGDEYENEHSNKSEKGDKPENEHSNKSTEMNEHGNDGKKRSVKDNVYEDFIREYKNLQSLFAYNKTIIKENFNPMPTISEENKNGSDIKMDKKMNKTEERNNHSDFSNQLNYPTNNNLKDDENKSRLSEQDDEIEEKSSDNNFGEGKEHEELKKEIKNKESENRENKKINKQKETSDINAPESEENIILEKEKDSDSISKKKENLYMQKKNTNKLQKGKEQNSSSNISVASIINDNFDNYNISKNNSISKIDKTKTYNDLTKKKDGSIDNNEYKNDASKNYRPSIEINKSKNESDNIKIKKAEKQEGNKMNDHNFNINFLDESIKDNSKTDLFLNISSDFSKHDNNDNDNKLKGVKNIEVNSQIKKTSKHRVIYDDNSEVDEMNQIDINLNDHENYNKINNNMNEQNRKGDIKKKKVEKKKKNSNKNTFISNHLNDDNISLSYFTEENKKEDYDSIHEIEKSSNEYIHVNNKKDIRDNKETNKYKNIDPTIMKKIKNINKGTGLNINNRVCKLNSPIKEIKQVRNHKEIAKKKTLSPNSSFIKKKKHIKHSTKKNKKEDDANDSKIKKWESKFVEENEEMEEENEEMEEENEEMEEENEEMEEENEEIEEEKEEDNELYWETINEKKKKKKKYSKKKKSQIMNESFNNSISSVDDIQSEQEEDENDKAMQLSFFNFFDKKKKKKKKHSQKSNDILKENLKLENDINNFFISFWDNKNLKKNNKEDLYNFNNENNTKDIHSINKIEKKMSKQYIHTPKEDNLNEQIDILRKKNSQNNILQNQDKYIDEKKGKHSGKDKDKFREKDKMKYRDKISYINYEHNRSYIDNKHKYKKNYLENYDELYNYSIEEYNNNYSSSEHEKRENELKKIYNKNERKYLDGIILNKNYDESINNVLKKKDHKNEEKENNYFFQKNNDNSTVHNNSGYATKSLGFFSSNFFHLKRLLEKKNVETNDPLKRENELDKFYEKNEKKKSSSFDIFQKFINNKGHDMKCGKISNFYKRESHDYSDIYYTSRGKESFKECIDPNDTEQISDAYSEYIEHFDIDKYGNFRKYKRNKDDKNRKYYKDRHEYHENEKHEKNSKHKKPAEYKCKKINKELLNDRIHNIEYDDKSLNFQKKYISNLTRTDSNETMVNEFSMDKLNHQSNNEDKNENNNDFNKYENNNGFNKYENNNEFNKYENNNGFNKYENNNEFNKYENNNDLKKYDEFYENSESFLYSVDNFKIVKNILLSLELTNDDKISKIRKILFYSPSEEKKKIMDEILNTLYMYPQLYVSCIICLFYLFILDNDLFERNFSSENLIYLFNPKIDFRYAEWFLKTYLFYKFKFSNSSNSDDGYNSYICENDSIGKEKVAKIEKGRIEKGGDINSLVSEKDDIEGNKKIQKIKNTIYDNFFESYNSSGDSMDNYLYYQNDKIEEQNKINESNKKLERKIDKTWNKIETNEYVGYNECKMLLKICLSNEQVQNIKLLSESKIRSLVISIWLNIRCSRPQKYFLKLIYNWINNKNDDFNKKKNLFNLLKAEKKYNKNITKACFNYFLKFLIKYKENCSNDIIYTLYLIDENELKLYSKKFIEKNQININQFISIWNIMCILFWDTKKIHNFTFFKKNNNNYYYDFMLIFLKNFYEYIFPANSQIVQNIYLKKTININSISTINLTNQTHNQFSSKLSSSYPESKNKENYNDESDYFNLFDVENIIKDFNFNDISNIEVNTKNFTSQFRDNNQDFIGTNHSETMESETREVEQSVHAKENTENTNGIKNMLKFIIQKIKKEKNIISCVDINEIKMLIFLGICIKIVICRISNLLNSKTCLEQFYYFINHKILGLRIFKHSHIILIYFIPFFKKYYFLWKFIEHEIDPEIIKLINAIINNLESLQINKNINNIENSPKFHPYIRSNTSLPKVDHLFFPSKDNKLNNIFSNFNMQSKPHNYKTSFSHSTSIESNNNNNNFKQNNISLSFDMLISDSFNVKNNKKNSEKFGDTHSNENQRYFHDYSELGCSNKSFHANLTNNINYLQPNSIFKLNEKCDQVITYDDMFRDDDDDYDYDHDYENNYFDKNKSKIHNVKEYITNLHFNNLPNYLTSLKNENDNKKIEDKKKKKKKLKDHDQSQNKNKNSKEQENGKEENRNSKTQLKEYNNISKLIGKNENIPFYNIPDNENSENKISKIGNSDRKYLFDNHFDEYKNGNKKCLKNNYNHKEGSANFEEYKYKENSKSNIHQNNGINKFPTISYENVDNLNHIIDKKTQKEYLNLEMNRKKKESFSSSKRLTNIESVKDLNSGENNNEIINDRKSIQTNVHITNYIRNHNNIKSNEYEQFLREKNKNKKLEISQRNGISIVNSTTNNNYEEINIINSHIEKKKQDSSDKLIQKRPKYLMLPIDMIELKKMQKGKLRHPPVGLINLGNTCYLNSLLQALYSTVSFVVNLYIFNIDDNEKIMNLNHQSSSNIISIKNKLLFNSNNLNNPNNPNINDSYTNLLSKRFLYELKILFKLMSTTNKKYVSPYSILSILPQELNNRNQQDVTELFRYTFEQLGGSEKRFLRLIFSGVVIQKVQCQKCFFISKKEEIIHDLSFHVPAKSTKKESIQKFFDTYIQKEKIYGNNKYKCSKCNKRRNALKWNEIISPPCHLILILNRYNWSFTSNEKKKIKTHVKINKKIVVNNFDYKLYGGIIHSGVSASSGHYYFIGKKSEKCDNSKNEWYQMDDSVITKVSSKSINRISKDLSNDHTPYVLFYRCKQAPVSPSLYF from the exons atggaaaaaaaaaaaaagaagcaCAAAAAACGGGAAATAAGCGAGtcagataataatatgaataattgTGGAAAAGAAAAGGGAAGTATACAACATGATGAGTTATATAATATCGAACAATATTTGTCTGATAATTTAGAatctaataatataattgaaaatCAAAACATTGATAACGATTATCAAAAGCATATTaccataaaaaaaaaaaattgtaatgaAAAAAGAGGAAAAAATTTAAGTAACTCTTTTGAAGATAATACACTTGAATTTTTACCACAAAATGTGGATgataattcaaataattttcagaAAActgaaattaataaaatagaagaaaacaatttaaataGTACTGAagcaataaaaatgaataaaaaaaaaaaagatattaaCAATCGTTCCGATTCCAAAGACAATGATTGTAAATGTtatgataatgataatgCTGATGTGAAACATACTGAAAAtgattttgaaaaaaatggaaaccATTCtacaaatgaaaatgataaaaataaggaTTTATTAGCTATAGAGGAAAACATTAATGATCATTTTGAAAGTAGTGATGGATATGAAAATGAACATTCAaataaaagtgaaaaaggagatgaatatgaaaatgagcattcaaataaaagtgaaaaaGGAGATAAACCTGAAAATGAACattcaaataaaagtaCAGAAATGAATGAGCATGGAAATGATGGAAAAAAGAGATCCGTTAAAGATAATGTATATGAAGATTTCATAAGggaatataaaaacttGCAATCCTTGTTTGCATACAACAAAACTATAATAAAAGAGAATTTCAATCCAATGCCAACCATTTCGgaagaaaacaaaaatggcagtgatataaaaatggacaaaaaaatgaacaaaacaGAAGAAAGAAATAATCATTCAGATTTCTCAAATCAGCTAAATTACCCAACTAATAATAATCTTAAAGacgatgaaaataaaagccGTTTGAGTGAACAAGATGATGAAATAGAAGAAAAAAGTAGCgataataattttggaGAGGGAAAAGAACATGAAgagttaaaaaaagaaattaaaaataaagaatcaGAAAATcgagaaaataaaaaaataaataaacaaaaagaaACAAGTGATATTAATGCACCAGAAagtgaagaaaatataatattagaaaaggaaaaagaTTCCGATAGtatttctaaaaaaaaagaaaatctttatatgcaaaaaaaaaatacaaacaaATTACAAAAAGGAAAGGAACAAAATTCAAGTAGTAATATTAGTGTAGCTAGCATAATTAACGACAATTTcgataattataatatttctaaaaataacaGTATCTCAAAAATCGATAAAACTAAAACTTACAAtgatttaacaaaaaaaaaagatggTTCAATTGATAATAACGAATACAAAAATGATGCTTCTAAAAATTATCGACCAAGTATAGAAATTAACAAAAGCAAAAATGAATcagataatataaaaataaaaaaggcaGAAAAACAAGAAGGaaacaaaatgaatgaccacaattttaatataaactTTTTAGACGAAAGTATCAAAGATAATTCAAAAAcagatttatttttaaacatttCATCCGATTTCTCTAAAcatgataataatgataatgataataaattaaaaggggttaaaaatatagaagtAAATTctcaaattaaaaaaacaagtaAACATCGAGTTATCTATGATGATAATAGTGAAGTTGATGAAATGAATCAGATAGATATTAATTTGAATGATCATGAAAattacaataaaataaataataatatgaatgaaCAAAATCGAAAAGgggatataaaaaaaaaaaaagtggaaaaaaaaaaaaaaaatagtaataaaaatacctTCATTTCAAACCATttaaatgatgataatatcAGTCTATCTTATTTTAcggaagaaaataaaaaagaggATTATGATTCAATTCatgaaatagaaaaaagttccaatgaatatattcatGTGAATAATAAGAAAGATATACGAGATAATAAggaaacaaataaatataaaaatatagaccctacaataatgaaaaaaatcaaaaatataaacaaaggTACAGGtcttaatataaataaccGAGTATGTAAATTAAATTCAccaataaaagaaataaaacaagTTCGAAATCATAAAGAAATagcgaaaaaaaaaacattaagCCCAAATTCAAgctttattaaaaaaaaaaaacatattaaacatagtactaaaaaaaacaaaaaagaaGATGACGCAAATgatagtaaaataaaaaaatgggaaTCAAAATTTgttgaagaaaatgaagaaatggaagaagaaaatgaagaaatggaagaagaaaatgaagaaatggaagaagaaaatgaagaaatggaagaagaaaatgaagaaatagaagaagaaaaagaagaagataatgaattatattGGGAAactataaatgaaaaaaaaaaaaaaaaaaaaaaatattcaaaaaaaaaaaaatcacaAATAATGAATGAAAGCTTTAATAACTCAATTTCTTCTGTAGACGATATTCAAAGTGAACAAGAAgaagatgaaaatgataaagcTATGCAACttagtttttttaattttttcgataaaaaaaaaaaaaaaaaaaaaaaacatagtcaaaaatcaaatgatatattaaaagaaaatctaaaattggaaaatgatataaataattttttcatctcTTTTTgggataataaaaatttgaaaaaaaataataaagaagatttatataattttaacaatgaaaataatactaaAGATATACAttcaattaataaaattgagaaaaaaatgagcaAGCAATATATTCATACTCCAAAAGAggataatttaaatgaacaaatagatattttaagaaaaaaaaattctcaaaataatattttacaaaaccaagacaaatatatagacgaaaaaaaaggaaaacaTAGTGGAAAAGACAAAGATAAATTTAgagaaaaagataaaatgaaatatcGAGATAAAATtagttatataaattatgagCATAATAGAAGCTATATAGATAATaagcataaatataaaaaaaactatttagaaaattatGATGAATTATACAATTATTCAATagaagaatataataataattatagtaGTAGTGAACatgaaaaaagagaaaacgaattaaaaaaaatatataataaaaatgaaagaaaatatttagatggaattattttaaataaaaattatgatgaaTCAATTAAcaatgttttaaaaaaaaaagatcataaaaatgaagaaaaagaaaataattatttttttcaaaaaaataatgataattcgactgtacataataatagtgGTTATGCTACAAAAAGTCTTGGATTTTTTTCgagtaatttttttcatttaaaaagattattagaaaaaaaaaatgttgaaACCAATGATCCATTAAAAAGAGAAAACGAATTagataaattttatgaaaaaaatgaaaaaaaaaaatcaagttcatttgatatttttcaaaaatttataaataataagggACATGACATGAAATGTGGAAAAATCtctaatttttataaaaggGAAAGTCATGATTATTCAGATATTTATTACACTTCAAGAGGAAAAGAAAGCTTTAAAGAATGCATAGATCCTAATGATACAGAACAAATAAGTGATGCCTATAGTGAATATATAGAACATTTTGATATTGATAAATATGGAAATTTtcgaaaatataaaagaaataaagatgataaaaaccgaaaatattataaagatAGACATGAATATCACGAAAATGAAAAgcatgaaaaaaatagtaaacataaaaaacctgctgaatataaatgtaaaaaaataaataaagaattattaaatgatcGAATCCATAATATTGAATATGATGATAAatctttaaattttcaaaaaaaatatatttcaaatttaACTAGAACAGATTCAAATGAAACTATGGTAAATGAATTTTCTATGGATAAATTAAATCACCAGTCTAATAAtgaagataaaaatgaaaataataatgactttaataaatacgaaaataataatggatttaataaatatgaaaataataatgaatttaataaatacgaaaataataatggatttaataaatatgaaaataataatgaatttaataaatacgaaaataataatgacttaaaaaaatatgatgaatTTTATGAGAATAGTGAAagctttttatattctgtagataattttaaaattgttaaaaatatattattatctttagAATTAAcaaatgatgataaaatCAGTAAAATtcgaaaaatattattttattcccctagtgaagaaaaaaaaaaaatcatggATGAAATTTTGAATACACTTTATATGTATCCACAATTATATGTATCGtgtattatttgtttattctatttatttatattagacaatgatttatttgaaCGAAATTTTTCTTCTGAAAAccttatatatttgtttaacCCTAAAATCGATTTTCGCTATGCTGAATGGTTTCTAAAAACATATCTCttttacaaatttaaattttcaaattcgTCAAACTCAGATGATGGTTATAATAGTTATATTTGTGAAAATGATTCAATTGGTAAAGAAAAGGTGGCAAAAATTGAAAAGGGCAGAATCGAAAAAGGGGGCGATATCAATAGCTTGGTTAGTGAAAAGGATGATATagaaggaaataaaaaaatccaaaaaataaaaaataccatatatgataatttttttgaatcaTATAATTCTAGTGGAGATTCAATggataattatttatattatcaaaatgacaaaatagaagaacaaaataaaattaatgaatcaaataaaaaattggaaaGAAAAATCGACAAAACTTggaataaaattgaaacaAATGAATATGTAGGATATAACGAATGTAAAATgttgttaaaaatatgtttatctAATGAGCAGgttcaaaatataaaactatTATCTGAAAGTAAAATAAGAAGCTTAGTTATTTCTATATGGTTAAATATTCGTTGTTCTAGACcccaaaaatattttttaaaattaatatataattggataaataataaaaacgacgattttaacaaaaaaaaaaatttatttaactTACTGAAagcagaaaaaaaatataataaaaatataacaaaagcttgttttaattattttttaaaatttttaataaaatataaagaaaattgtTCAAATGATATCATATAtactttatatttaatagacgaaaatgaattaaaattatattctaaaaaatttattgaaaaaaatcaaattaatattaatcaATTTATATCTATTTGGAATATaatgtgtatattattttgggatacaaaaaaaatacataattttacttttttcaaaaaaaataacaataattattattatgattttATGCTTatctttttaaaaaatttctatgaatatatatttccagCTAATTCTCAAATCgttcaaaatatttatctcAAAAAAAcgattaatattaattctATTTCTACTATAAATTTAACAAATCAAACTCATAATCAATTTTCTTCTAAATTATCTTCATCTTATCCTGAgtctaaaaataaagaaaattataatgatgAATCAGATTATTTCAATCTGTTTGAtgttgaaaatattataaaagatTTCAATTTTAACGATATTTCCAATATTGAGgttaatacaaaaaatttcaCATCTCAATTTCGTGATAATAATCAGGATTTTATAGGAACTAACCATTCCGAGACAATGGAATCAG AAACCCGAGAAGTTGAGCAGTCTGTACACGCCAAGGAAAATACAGAAAACACaaatggaataaaaaatatgctcAAATTCATAatccaaaaaataaaaaaggaaaaaaatataatatcttGTGTAgatattaatgaaataaaaatgttaatatttttaggtatatgcataaaaattgttatttgcagaatatcaaatttattaaattccAAAACTTGTTTAGagcaattttattatttcataaatcataaaatattaggtttaagaatttttaaacattctcatataattttaatatattttattccattttttaaaaagtattattttttatggaAATTTATTGAACATGAAATTGACccagaaataataaaactaataaatgcgattataaataatttagaaagtttacaaattaataaaaatataaataatattgaaaatagcCCAAAATTCCATCCATATATCCGTAGTAATACATCATTACCTAAAGTtgatcatttattttttccttcaaaagataataaattaaataatatttttagtaaTTTCAATATGCAATCTAAGCcacataattataaaacaaGTTTTTCTCATAGCACATCAATTGAAagtaacaataataataacaattttaaacaaaataatatatcattgAGTTTTGATATGCTAATATCTGACTCCtttaatgtaaaaaataataaaaaaaattcagaAAAATTTGGAGATACGCATAGTAATGAAAATCAGCGTTATTTTCATGATTATTCTGAATTGGGTTGTTCAAATAAAAGTTTTCATGCAAATCTaactaataatattaactATTTGCAACCAAACTcgatatttaaattaaatgaaaaatgtgACCAGGTAATCACATATGATGATATGTTTAGAGATGATGATGATGATTATGATTATGATCATGACTATGaaaacaattattttgataaaaataaaagtaaaatcCACAATGTTAAGGAATATATTACAAACTTACATTTTAACAATTTGCCAAATTATTTAActtctttaaaaaatgagaatgacaataaaaaaattgaagataaaaaaaaaaaaaaaaaaaaattaaaagatcACGATCAAAgccaaaataaaaataaaaattctaaAGAACAGGAAAATggaaaagaagaaaatcGTAATAGTAAAACTCAACTAAAAGAATATAACAACATTTCAAAATTAattggaaaaaatgaaaatatcccattttataatattccagataatgaaaattcagaaaataaaatatcaaaaattgGAAATTCTGATCGAAAATATCTATTTGACAATCATTttgatgaatataaaaatggaaataaaaaatgtctaaaaaataattataatcatAAAGAAGGATCAGCAAATTTtgaagaatataaatataaagaaaacaGTAAATCAAATATCCATCAAAATAATGGAATTAACAAATTCCCTACCATTTCATATGAAAATGTTGACAATTTAAATCATAttatagataaaaaaacacaaaaagaatatttaaatttagaaatgaatcgaaaaaaaaaagaaagttTTTCATCATCAAAAAGGTTAACTAATATTGAAAGTGTTAAAGATTTAAATAGTggtgaaaataataatgaaataataaatgatcGTAAAAGTATTCAAACAAATGTCCATATTACTAACTATATCAGAAATcataataacataaaatCAAACGAATATGAACAATTtttaagagaaaaaaataaaaataaaaaattagaaataTCCCAAAGAAATGGGATATCCATAGTAAATTCTACAACAAATAACAACTacgaagaaataaatataattaacaGTCatatcgaaaaaaaaaaacaagatAGTTCGGATaaattaatacaaaaaCGACCCAAATATTTAATGCTACCAATTGATATGAtcgaattaaaaaaaatgcaaaaagGAAAACTAAGACATCCCCCTGTTggtttaataaatttaggAAATACATGTTATTTGAATAGTTTATTACAAGCATTATATAGTACTGTTTCATTTGttgttaatttatatatttttaatattgatgataatgaaaaaataatgaactTAAATCACCAAAGTTCCTCTAACATAATATctatcaaaaataaattattatttaattcaaataatttaaataatccaaataatccaaatataaatgatagCTACACAAACCTTCTTTCAAAACGATTTTTATATGAGttgaaaatattgtttaaaTTAATGTCCACAacgaataaaaaatatgtatccCCATATAGCATTTTAAGCATACTTCCTCAAGAACTTAACAATAGAAATCAACAAGATGTCACAGAATTATTTAGATATACATTTGAACAGTTGGGTGGGTCGGAAAAAAGATTTCTAagattaatattttctggAGTTGTTATACAAAAAGTTCAATGtcaaaaatgtttttttatttcaaaaaaggAAGAAATTATTCACGATTTATCATTTCATGTTCCCGCTAAATCAACCAAAAAAGAATCTAttcaaaaattttttgatacatatattcaaaaggaaaaaatttatggaaataataaatacaaatgcTCGAAATGCAATAAAAGACGAAATGCTCTTAAATGGAATGAAATTATATCACCTCCTTGTCATCTCATATTAATTCTTAACAg ATACAACTGGTCATTTACCTcaaatgagaaaaaaaaaataaaaacacatgttaaaattaacaaaaaaatagttgTGAACAATTTcgattataaattatatggaGGAATAATTCACAGTGGTGTATCAGCATCATCAggtcattattattttattggaAAGAAATCAGAAAAATGTGATAACTCTAAAAATGAATGGTATCAAATGGACGATTCGGTTATTACTAAAGTTAGTTCCAAATCAATAAACCGAATTTCTAAAGATTTATCAAATGATCATACTCCTTatgttttgttttatcGTTGTAAACAAGCTCCCGTTTCCCCAAGTTTATATTTctaa